Within Sinorhizobium sp. RAC02, the genomic segment GTCGATCTTGCGGCCGAGGGGCTGGACTTCGCCATCCGTTTCGGCGCCGGCGCCTGGCACGGTACGGATGCCATCAGGCTTTTCGACGCGCCGCTCTCTGTTCTCGCCACGCCCGTCGTCGCGCGGGATTTGAGGGAGCCGGAGGACTTGCTCGGCCTGACGCTGTTGCGTTCCTATCGCCGCGACGAATGGACCCGCTGGTTCGAAGCGGCCGGCCTGCCGCGCACCCCGCCGCCGCAGAACGCCATCGTCTTCGATACCTCGCTCGCGATGATGGAGGCGGTGTTGCAGGGCGCGGGTGTGGGGCTCGCGCCGCCTTTGATGTTTTCCCGGCTGCTGTCCGCCGGCGCCGTCGTTCAGCCGTTCAAGACGAGCGTCGTGCTTGGCAGCTACTGGCTCACGCGCCTGCAATCGCGTAGCGCCACCCCGGCCATGTCCGCCTTCGCCAACTGGCTTGGGGAGACGGTGGCGGAGGAGGGGCTGGGCTAACCGATCATGTCAGGTTGCGGCGGCGTTCCAGTTCCGCCGCAGTTGGCGTCTCGAATTCGAAGGAGCCGGTGGCGACGTCGCCGGCGCGGGCATATTTGTTCATGACGACACCGGAATCGCTGGTACGCGATTCGATCAGCGTCAGTGCGCGCGGGAAGGACGCGTCACCGAACAGCCGCTTGCCCTTGCCCAGAATGACCGGGAAGACGGAGACGTGGATCTCGTCGACGAGGTCGTTTTCGAAAAGTGCCTTGAGGAACTCCGTGGAGCCCTGCGTCAGGAGGTCCGGTCCGTCCTCGCTCTTCAGCGCCTTCACAGCGGCAATCGCATCGGCGCCGAGGACATGGCTGTTCTGCCAGGTGGTCTTGAAGGCCGGATTGCGGGTCGCGACATATTTGTTGATGCGGTCGAAGAGCGGGCCGATCGGGTCGTCCTTCGCCGCATAGGGCCAGTGGGCGGCGAAGATGTCGTAGGTCTTGCGGCCGAGCAGCAAGTCGAACGGCCGCGAAAAGAGTTCGCCGATGAAAGCCCCCATCTTTTCGTCAAAGAGCGGGGCGACCCAGCCGCCGAATTCGAAGCCGCCGATCGGGTCTTCCTCCGGGCCGCCCGGTGCCTGCATGACGCCGTCAAGGCTGATGAAGGCGCCGACAATGATCTTTCTCATGGGGTTTCTCCTGGCAGGATGTTGAACTGATACCTAGAGCGTTGCCGCTTTTCTTCGAATCGCGAAAAAGCTCTACCTCTTTGTTTTTACGCAGTTCGCGGCACGCAAATCGCCGCGCACTTTTGCTGGATTTGCTCTAGAGACGAACGGCGGATGCGCCACCCGACAACCGTTCGAAAATTCTTTCCCCTAACCCCAGCGGCCGCGCACCGCCTCGGTGCGACTGCGGCTGACCGGAATTTCCTGCCCGTCCTTCATAAGGACCGCCAGCCGGCCTTCGGCGCGCAGTAATCTTTCCACATGGCTGTCGGCGACGAAATGCGAGCGGTGCACCTGCAGCCCCGGCGTGTCGCCAAGTTCTTTCAGGGCATCGGAAAAGCGGAGCAGGATCAGCTCACGCCCGCGGCTCGTCGTGACCTCCGTGTAGTGGTCGGCGACGGTCATGTGAAGGATTTTCCCGCGGTTCTCCGGTTTCAGGCGGCGTAGCAGGGCGACCTCCGCCCGGTCTTCCGTCGCCGGCGCAGGGGCCGGGGCAAGCGTTTCGACCGCCTTGCTGCCCATCGTCATATAGGTCAGGCCGCAGAAGAGGGCAGAGAGGAGGAGGCCGCTGGCTATGCTTTCGGCAAGGCTCGAAACCGTCACCGCGCCGCCGAAGGTCGCAAGGCTGATCGCCTCCGTCGCCAATCCCACCGGCACCCCTGCAACGAGCGTGCCGAGCGCGATGCGGCCGGCAAGGCTTGGAACGCGGTGCAGCAGAAGCGTGTTCACGAGCACGAGGGCGGTGACCGCAATGCTCCAGGCGACGGCGTGCAGCACAAGCCAGAAGCCAAGGCGCGGCACCGTCGCCAACCGCTCGGCGGTGCCATAGGGGCCGGTCACCCAGAAGATCAGCACGACAGCGCCAAACGTTGCCCAGAACCGCGGCGAGCGCAGAAAGACCTGCAGTTCACGAAGCGCGGATTGCAGGAAGGGGCGTTCCACGAAGTTTTCCGTCCGTTCGGGCCAAAGCGTTTGAGGCGATCCGATCAATGGCTGAAGACGGGGTCGATTTCAACCTTGCCCGGAACCTGCCATGACCTTCGAACCTCTTCTCGACGCCCCCTTTGCCGTGCAGTTCCATGTCGCCACCGTGCTGCCGGCTGCCGTGCTGGGCGCCGTCCTGCTCGCCCGCCGGAAGGGAACGCCCGCCCACCGCCTTCTGGGGAAAATCTGGCTGCTGCTGATGGTGGTGACGAGTTTTTCGACCTTCTTCATCCATGACCTGAAGACAGTCGGAAACTTCAGCCCGATCCATCTGCTCTCGGTCTATGTCATCGTGGGCAGTATCCCCGCGATCCGCGCCGCGCGTCGCCGCGATATCCGCACGCACCGGGCCCATGTCGCCGGCATGTATTTCGGCGGCATCGTGGTCGCGGGGCTGTTCACCCTTGTGCCGCACCGCGTGATGGGCGCGATGATCTTCGATGGCATATCGGGCCTCGCAAGCGGCTTGGCCACTGCCTTCGTCTGTGTCCTGCTGGTTGCGGCCGGTGCACTTGCGATCCGCGAAGCCGGCTGGTTGGAGCGTTTCGAGACATTCCGGCGGCGCTGAACGCGGGGGCAGCGGTTAAATCGCGATAGGGCGGATTAGTCGCCCCTGCCTCTGCTTTTCCGGCGCCAAACATCCTCATGGGGCTGTCTGTCAATACGTATGGCCGGCGCTATCTCGTTGACGTCATTGCTAGTTCTGGCGTCGCGGCGGCGGCAATTGTCGTCGTCACGGCGGTGTTCAGGCTTTCTCCCGTGCGAAGCAAACGCGAAGCGGCCGCCGCAACAGCGGCTTAGACTGTTGCCGCCATTGAATTTATAGTGGTCCCTGTTATCTGAGGAAGCTGAGGGCACTTTTGTCCGCAGGAACGCCCAGAGGGCGAACGGGAGATCTCGCGATGGAATGGAAAGGTCGTCGACAGTCGAGCAACATCGAGGACCAGCGCGGCGCCGGGCCTTCGGCGGGCGGAAGCAATCCGTTCGGTCGCGGCAATGGCGGGTTTCGCCTTCCGACGGGGGGTGGACGCCGCGCCGGCGGCGGCATGAGCATCGGCACGATCGTCCTCCTCGTCGTCGTCTACTTCGTCTTGAAGATGATGGGCATCGACCTGTTGCAGGTGATGGGCGAGGGCGGCGGCGGGCAGGTCAGCATGCCGGGCTTCGAGCAGACCGAAACTGCCAGCAAGAGAACGTCGCCGCAGGAGGAAGAAACCAAGGCCTTCATGTCGACGGTGCTGGCCGAGACGGAAGACACCTGGAACGGCATCTTCCAGTCGGCCGGCGAAAAGTATGAGGAGCCGAAGATGGTGCTCTTCTCGGGGTCCGTGCAGTCGGCCTGCGGCTTCGCCTCGGCGGCTTCCGGTCCGTTCTATTGCCCGGGCGACCGCAAGGTCTATCTCGATATGAGCTTCTTCGACGAACTTGCCAACAAGTTCGACGCGGCCGGCGATTTCGCCCAGGCCTATGTCGTCGCCCACGAGGTCGGCCATCACGTGCAGAACCTCACCGGCGTGCTGCCGCGCTTTAACCAGCAGCGTCAGCGCATGAGCGAGGTGGAAGCCAACCAGATGTCGATCCGCGTCGAACTCCAGGCCGATTGCTACGCCGGTATCTGGGGCAAGTACACGCAGCAGAAGGGATTGCTCGAGACCGGCGACCTGGACGAGGCGCTGAATGCCGCGACCCAGATCGGCGACGATACGTTGCAGAAGCGCATGCAGGGTTACGTCGTGCCGGAAAGCTTCAACCACGGCACCTCCGACCAGCGTCGCCGCTGGTTCAAGCGTGGCTTCGATACGGGCCGCGTCGATGCCTGCGACACGTTCAAGGGTGACGTGTAACCCTTCTCTCGGGCTACTCCAAAGATGGAGTGCCTCCCGAAAATGCCATCACGTCTTTGGCGTGATGGCCTTGATCGCCCGCTGAAAACGGAAGTTCAGCGTTCCATCGGCATCGCCATTATAGTCGCCGGTAAACGTCAGCCTCTTTTGCGCTTCGGCGATGACCGCTTTTGGCCAGGGGCTGGGGCTGTCTTCCGTAAGGCTGGCGCGTGCCGCTTTCGAGCCCTTCCGCACGGCAAAGACCAGCCATAGGGCCGCTGTCTTTTCGTCGCGGGCTATGATCCGCCCCTCGGCATACTGCCGGGCCATGACGTACATGGCGTAGCCGTCGCCAACATTGGCGCGTCGCTGAAGGAAGTCTACGGAATCGCCCATGAGCGCGACGCCCTGCGCAAGCTGCGCCCCTTCCGAACTGCCCGCTTCCGCCGCTTTCGACAGCCAACTGAATGACGTGCCCGTGTCGAACGGGATGTCGTCAGCCGCGACGTACATCTTGCCGGTTGCAAGCATCGAAAGCACGATCCCCTGGGCCGCAGATTTTTGGAAGAGCGGCAACGCCTCGATGTTGCGTCGGGCCGCGTAGAGGGCAAGCGCCATCTGCGCCTGTGCGGTTGCCGAATCCGGCATTGCTTTCAACAAGGCTCCGCAGCTGTCGAGCGCGACGTCTTTTCTCAGCCTGTATGGATCGAAATCCCCAAAATCCTTCATATTGGCCAGTTTTTCAGCCGCGATCGTGAAGGCATCGCAGGCCGCGGCATTCTTGGCCGTCTCCGTGCTCAACCGCTCGACGTCTTCGTCTATGAGGGAGTCGTTGGAGCCGGACAGCGCCGCAACCGTTTCGCCCGACTTGACGGTGTTGTCGGCCGAAGGAGTGTCCAGCGTGACAGAGCCATCGGCTGTCGGCAGTGTTTCCGGCACGGGGCGCTCCTCATCGGCGCTTTTTGCCGTCACGCCGGGTAGCTCGACACGGGCGGCTGTCCCGTTGTCCGGCAGCATGTAGATATCGCCGCGAATGCTGTCGCGATATTCCGGAAACTGCTCGTGATCTTGCGTTTGCGCGAGATCGGCGACATCGATCTGCACACGTTTTGCCAGGCTGGACAGGCTCAGGCCCGGCGTTCTCAGCAGCGGCAGCAGCTTGCGCGTGAAGACCGAGTTGCGGTCGTTGTCCTCGCCGCGCAGCCTGTCGAGTGCCCGCTGGCCCGCGCCGGCGGACAGCAGAACAAAGGTGCCCTGAGGGGCGTTCACCGGTGCCAGGCCGCGCTCGTAGCCGGCTGATTTGAAGACATTGGGAAGGGGATTGTCGCGGCAGGCGTCCAGCACGAAGATGCCGACCACCCGCTTGTCGCGAAGCCGTGCCAGCAGGCTGTCCACCGCCTGAGAGAGATCCTCCGCCGTGTCCTGAGTGGCTTCCCGGGGAAAGTCCACGGGAAGCAGGAGATTACGGTCCCGCGGAGCGACGCCGTGACCGGAAAAGAAGAAGAAGGCCGTGTCGCCGGGGCGAAGCTGGCTTTCGAATTCACCGAACTTTGTCACCGATTGTGTGCGGGTGAGGTTGAAGCCGGTCAGGACGACGTCGAATTTCAGATCGTCGCGCAGCGTTGCACTGATGGCGTCTGCATCGCTGACGGCCCGTTCGAGGACGGGAAGTTGCTGATATCGGTCGTTGCCGATGACGAGGGCCACCTTTCGCGCCTGCGCCGGGCCTGCGCCTGCCAGAAGAGCCATAAAAAGGAACAGGAGGGCGGCCGCCTTTCCGGCGGCCGCGGTTGCCGGCATCGCTTTCATTCGCGTCGTTTCCCGTCAGCGTTCAGCGAATGATAGCTGATCCAGACAGGCCGGCAATATATTAGGCCTGTCTTCTTCGCGTGGCAGCTGCCCTGGCGCTCGTGAACGAACTGTCGCCTAAGCCCGCCTTTCGCTGTCCATATGGACGAGCTGAGCGGCTGGGTAACGCTCGCCGGCGGCGGCGTCCTTCGGCATGGCGGCTTCGATGGCGGCGAGGTCGGTTTCGGTGAGCGAGACCTGCTGGGAGCCGAGCGCCTCCGTCAGCCGGTCGCGGCGGCGGGCGCCGACGAGGGGCACAATGTCCGCACCCTGTGCCGCTACCCAGGCGATGGCGAGTTGGGCGACGCTGGCGCCTTTTTCTTCGGCGACGCGGCGCAGCTCCTCGACGAGCGCGAGATTGCGATCCACATTGCCGTCCTGGAAGCGCGGGCTCATGGTGCGGAAATCGCCGCCGGCCGTCGCACCCTTCTGCCAATGGCCGCTGATCAGGCCGCGTGACAGCACGCCATAGGCGGTGACGGGGATGCCGAGCGCCCGGCAGGTCGGCAGGATATCGTCCTCGATGCCGCGCGAGATCAGCGAATACTCGATCTGCAGATCCGAGATCGGGTGCACGGCGGCAGCGCGGCGGATCGTCTCCGAGCCAACTTCCGAAAGCCCGATATGGCGGATGTAACCGGCCTTCACGAGGTCGGCGAGGGCGCCGATGGTCTCCTCGATCGGCACGGCCGGATCGAGGCGGGACGGGCGGTAGATGTCGATATGGTCGGTGCCGAGCCGTTGCAGTGAGTAGGCGAGGAAGTTCCGGATCGCCGCCGGGCGGGAATCGTAGCCGCTCCAAACGCCGTCCGGTCCGCGCAGCGCGCCGAATTTCACGCTCAGCACCACATCCTCGCGGCGGCGCTCCTTCAGCGCCTCGGCAATCAGCATCTCGTTGTGGCCCATGCCGTAGAAGTCGCCGGTGTCGAGCAGGTTGATGCCGGCGTCGAGTGCGGCGTGGATGGTGGCGATGCTTTCCGCCCGGTCAGCCGGGCCATACATGCCGGACATGCCCATGCAGCCGAGCCCGATCGTGGACACTGTGGGGCCGGAGTTGCCGAGGGTTACGGTTTTCATGGCGTCTCTCCTGTGGTCTGCCTTCTGGTCGACGCTCTTCTACCGCGTCCGGCTTTGTGCGATAATCCGGTCTCTGTTTGACAAGCTGTGCGGATATCCGAACAATGAGCGCCATTCCCCTTGCAGACCTCGATGCCTTCGTCGCGATCGCCCGTGTGAAGAGTTTTCGCGCGGCGGCGAAACTGCGCGGCGTCTCCGCCTCGGCACTCTCCGAAGCGATGCGGCGCCTGGAGGCGCGGCTTGACCTGCGCCTGTTTAACCGCACGACGCGCAGCGTGACGTTGACGGATGCCGGCGAGCGTCTGCTCGAACGGCTGGTGCCGGCGCTGTCAGAGGTCGAGGCGGCGATCGATGGCGTCAACAGCCTGCGGGATCGCCCGGTCGGCCGGTTGCGGCTCAACGTGCCGGGTATCGTCGCCCGCTTCGTGCTGCCGCCGATCGTCACGCCGTTCCTCAAGACCTATCCAGGCATCACGCTGGAAGTCGCCTCCAACGATGCGCTGGTGGATGTGCTGGCCGCCGGCTTCGACGCCGGCATCCGCTATGAGGAGGCGCTGCACCAGGACATGATCGCCGTGCCGATCGGCCCGCGCCGCCAGCGCTTCGTGGTGGCCGCCGCCCCGTCCTACCTTGCCGAACACGGCGTGCCGGAGCATCCGCGCGACCTGATGCAGCATCGCTGCATCCTGCACCGTTTTGCAAGCGGCCGCGTGCTGACCTGGGCGTTCGAGCGGGGGGAGGAGAGGGTGTCGATCATGCCGCCCGCCTGCCTGATTTCCGAATCGAACGAGGTGGAGCAGCATGCGGCCATCGCCGGCCTTGGCATCGTCTGCACCTTCGAGGAGTTTCTGGCGCCGGGACTTGCCTCCGGTGCGCTGCAGGTGGTGATGCCGGACTGGATCCAGACCTTTTCCGGTCCTTTCCTCTACTATCCGAGCCGCACTCTGATGCCGGCACCGCTGCGCGCCTTCGTGGATTTCGTGAAGGCCAATCCCTGGGTCGAATGACGGGAGGATCAGCAAAGCGCATCGGATTGATCAATAAATTTGCGATGTTCACGGATTGTTTCGCGGAAAAAAGTGAAATAGAACTTTTCGCCTGACGTTTTGCCCGCCTGATTGGGCGCCGATTATTCCAGAGGACATACCATGATCGATGCCAGGACCACCCGGCGCGGGCTCTTCATCGTCTTCATGATTATGTTCCTCGATGTGATCGGCATCGCCATCATCATGCCGGTTCTGCCGACGTATCTGCGCGAACTGACGGGTGACAGCCTCAGCGAGGCGGCGATCGACGGTGGATGGCTGTTGCTCGTCTATGCCGGCATGCAGTTCCTGTTCGCACCGTTCATCGGCAACCTGTCCGATCGCTTCGGCCGTCGGCCGGTGCTGCTCGCCTGCATTCTCACCTTCGCCATCGACAACCTCATCTGTGCGCTCGCGACGAGCTACTGGATGCTCTTCGTCGGCCGGGTGCTGGCGGGCATCAGTGGCGCAAGCTTCGGCACGGCGGCTGCCTACATCGCCGACGTCTCGACCGATGAAACCCGCGCGAAAAATTTCGGACTGATGGGCATTGCCTTCGGCACGGGCTTCGCACTCGGGCCGGTGATCGGCGGCCTGCTCGGCGAGTTCGGGCCGCGCATCCCGTTCTACGGCGCGGCAGCGCTCGCCTTCCTCAATTTCGTTGCGGCTTGTTTTCTGCTGCCGGAGAGCCTGGAGCCCGCCAACCGTCGCCGCTTCGAGTTCTCCCGTGCCAATCCGCTCGGCGCGCTGCTCCAGATGCGCAACTATCCCGGCGTGCTGTGGATCGGCCTCGTCTTCTTCTGTTATTGGCTGGCGCATTCCGTCTATCCCTCGGTCTGGTCGTTCGTCGCGGCGTTCCGCTACGGCTGGAGCGAAGGGCAGATCGGGTTGTCCCTTGGCGTTTTCGGCATCGGTGGTGCCATCGTCATGGCGTTCGTGCTGCCGCGCGTCGTTCCGAGGCTCGGCGAATATCGCACGGCGGTGCTCGGCCTTTCCTTCTCCATTCTGGGGCTTGCCGGCTACGGTGCGGCCTGGCAGGGCTGGATGGTCTATGCCGTGATCGCGTGCACGGCGCTGGAAAGCCTGGCCGATCCACCATTGCGCTCCATCGCCTCGGCCCGCGTGCCGCCATCGGCCCAGGGCGAGTTGCAGGGCGCACTCACCAGCGTTTCAAGCTTCACCACGATCATCGGGCCGCTGATCTTCACGCAGGTGTTCAGCCACTTCACCGGGCCGCAAGCGCCGGTGGTCTTCGCCGGCGCGCCTTATGCGCTGGCCGCGGTGATCCTGCTTCTCGGTCTCGCGATCTTCGCGGTGAAGCTGCGCGGCGCCGGCGCCGGCCCGACGGAGAGTTTGGAGCCGGAAAACGCCTGAAGCGCTTTCAAACGTGACGTTTTGACGAAATTTTTGCCGGAAGCGGGCGGTAAATGCCCGGTTTCGCGCAGTTTTGATGAAAACATCAAATCTATTCGATTGATCGCGACCGGAACATGTGATCCGAAGCAACGCGAAAGTGAGAACTATCATGCACATCGCAATGCATCGCGAGGACAACAGCTGGGGCGCCCATTTCAAGGCGACCTTCACCCTCGGCGTGCCGCTGATCGGCGCGCAGCTCGCCCAGCTCGGCATTCATACGACGGACGTGGTCATCCTCGGACGGCTGGGTGCTGCGCATCTGGCGGCGATCGTGCTGTCGAGCCAGTTCTTCTTCACCATCTTCATCCTCGGCTCGGGCTTCGCCAATGCCGTCATGCCCATGGTGGCACAGGCCTATGGCCGCGGCGACACCGTTTCCGTGCGCCGCTCCGTGCGCATGGGCATGTGGGTGGTGCTGATCTATTCAGTGCTGATGATCCCGCTGTTCTACAGTGCGGAAAACATCCTGCTCTATGCCGGCCAGAAGCCAGAAGTCGCAGCCCTTGCCGGCAGTTATCTGAAGATCGCGCAATGGGGCATAGGTCCGGCGCTGCTGTTCATGACGCTGCGCGGCCTCGTCAGCGCGCATGGCCGGGCCGGCATCGTGCTCTATGTCACGATCACCATCCTGACGATCAATGCCGTCCTGGCCTATGGCCTGGTGCTCGGCCATTTCGGCCTCCCGGCCCTGGGCATGGACGGGGCGGCTATCGCCTCCGTCGTCGTCAACGTGCTGAGCTTCCTGCTCATCACCGCCTATATCCAGTCGCGCGCCGACATGCGCCGCTACGAACTCTTCGTGCGCTTCTGGCGGCCGGACTGGCAGGCCTTTCGCGAGGTCCTCCATCTCGGCCTGCCGATCGGTCTCACCATGCTGGCAGAGGTCAGCCTCTTCACCGGGGCCTCGCTGCTGATGGGCAACATCGGCACGCTGGAGCTTGCCGCCCACGGCATCGCGCTGCAGCTCGCCTCCGTCGCCTTCATGATCCCGCTCGGACTGGCGCAGGCCGGCACCGTGCGTGTCGGCGTGGCGCATGGCCGGGGTGATCATCTCGGCATCGTGCGTGCCGCCTGGGCCGTGCTCATCGTCGCCGCGATCATCGCGGTCGGCGGCGGCGTTCTCTTCGCTGCCATTCCGACGACGCTCGCCTCGATCTTCCTCGACAAGGCAGGTAAGGATTCGGCCGCAGTGCTCGCCATCGCCGGCCCCTTCGTGGTGATCGCCGGCGTCTTCCAGCTCGTCGATGGCTTGCAGGCGATTGCCGCCGGCCTGCTGCGCGGCCTGAAGGATACCCGCATCCCGATGATCCTAGCGCTGATCTCCTACTGGCCGATCGGCTTTCTTGCCGCCTGGTTCTTCGCCTTCCCGGCCGGCTTCGGCGGTATCGGCGTGTGGTTCGGCTTCCTCGCCGGCCTCGCTGCCGCCTCCGTGCTGCTCAACTGGCGCTTCTACCGGCTGGTGCGACAAACATCCTAATCAGTGAAGAAGTCCTGCCAGGAGCCATCGACAACGGTCCCGTAGGGCGAGCCTTGCTGGTTCGTAACATCTACTCTACCGCTGCCATGCTCCACGCGAATGCGGCAATAAATGGCGAGTGCGATGTTTGCCCGAACGCTCTGATGGCTTTTGAACCATTGCTTGTGAACGACGATAACCTTTGCGCTGGCACCCCTATAATCAATACGATCGATAACGTTCAGGGCAGGCGAAGTACTCAAGAAAACGTTTTCGTAATAGCAGGCTGCCTCTGGTACTGCGGATCTGAACTCAGCTTCTGCATTTGCATGGCCTGCCATGCACATCAGAGCGAGCAAGGCATAACGAGCGGTCTTCATCTAGGCATCCGCGATCCACTTGTCGGTCATGTTCTTGCTAATGCAGGGATTTGCAATTGAAAAGGCCCCGGACGCGATGTCCGGGGCCTTTCGTTTCATCGGGATAGAGCCGCGCTTACGCCCGCTCTGGAATGGCCTCTTCGCCCTTCTTCGCGCGCACCAGGTTGATGAAGCGGCGGAAGAGGTAGTGGCTGTCCTGCGGGCCGGGGGAGGCTTCGGGGTGGTGTTGGACGGAGAAGACCGGCTTGCCGGTGAGGCGCAGGCCGCAGTTCGAGCCGTCGAACAGCGAGATGTGGGTTTCTTCGACGCCAGCGGGCAACGAGGACGAGGCGACGGCGAAGCCGTGGTTCATTGAGACGATCTCGACCTTGCCGGTCGTGTGGTCCTTCACCGGATGGTTTGCGCCGTGATGGCCCTGGTGCATCTTTTCGGTGGTCGCGCCGACAGCGAGGCCGAGCATCTGGTGGCCGAGGCAGATGCCGAAGACCGGGATGTCCGTTTCGATCAGCGTCTTGATGACCGGCACGGCATATTCGCCGGTGGCGGCCGGGTCGCCCGGGCCGTTGGAGAGGAAGATGCCGTCCGGCTTCTGGGCGAGCACCTCGTCGGCGCTGGTCGTTGCCGGCATGACGGTGACCTTGCAGCCGAGGCCGGCGAAGAGGCGCAGGATGTTGCGCTTCACGCCGTAGTCGAGCGCGACGATGTGATACTTCACGTCGGCGTCCGCGAGGTCTTCGGTGCCCTCGTTCCAAACCCACGGCTTTTCGCTCCAGCGCGAGGACTGGCCAGAGGAGGCGACCTTGGCGAGGTCGAGGCCGACGAGGCCGCTCCAGGCTTTGGCTTCCGCCTTTAGCGTCTCGATGTCGAAGACGCCGTTCGGGTCGTGGGCGATCACCGCGTTCGGCGCGCCGTTTTCGCGGATCCACGCGGTCAGCGCGCGCGTGTCGATGCCGGAAAGGCCGATGATGCCGCGCGCCTTCAGCCAGGCGTCGAGGTGCTTCGTGGCGCGGTAGTTCGACGGCTCGGTGATGTCGGCCTTGAAGATCGTGCCGACGGCGCCGTGGCGCGCGGCAGGCGTCAGGTCTTCGATGTCTTCGTCATTGGCGCCGATATTGCCGATATGCGGGAAGGTGAAGGTTACGATCTGGCCGAGATAGGAGGGGTCGGTCAGGATTTCCTGGTAGCCGGTCAGCGCCGTGTTGAAGCAGACTTCCGCGGTCACCTTGCCGGTGGCGCCGATGCCCTTGCCTTCGATCACCGTGCCGTCGGCGAGGACGAGAAGGGCGGTCGGCTTTTCGGTGGTCCATGCGGGGGTCGAGGTCATATTCATCCCGTTTCCGGCACCGGGCGTGAGGCTTGAAAACGTCGCCGCCAGGCACCATTTGAGGTCGCAGGCAAGGGCGCGCGGAAACCCGCGTTGGTTCGCCCTGATTGCCAAATTTCGTGCAGGTGCCGGAAAATAGACAAAGCGGATGACGGGGTCAACCGCCGCCTGTGGATTGCGTGGAATTATAAAGCGTTGAAATTCAACCGCTTACGCAATCCGTTTGCGGTTCGACCCCTTGCCGGTCTATGAGCATGCACAATCGAACGATGATCGAGGCCTCGCCGCGCACCGGCGCCGGCGGCCTCCCATGGAGAAAATGATGCGCGAGAACTTCGCAAATTCCCTCAAGGATGCACTCAAGGCCAAGGACGCCTGCCGTGTTTCTACGCTGCGCCTGATCCAGGCCAAGCTGAAGGACTGCGACATTGCCAACCGCGGCGCGGGCAAGGGCCCCGTCGAGGACGACGAAGTGTTGCAGATCCTCGCCAAGATGATCAAGCAGCGCGAAGAATCGGCAAAGATCTTCGGCGACAACGGTCGTCCGGAACTCGCGGCGCAGGAGCGTGCGGAAATCAAGGTCATCGAGGATTTCCTGCCCGAGCAGATCTCCGAGGACAAGATGAAGGACCTGATTGCCGCCGCCATCGCCGAGATTGGCGCGCAGGGCCTGCGCGACATGGGCAAGGTCATGGCCGTGCTGAAGGAGCGTTATCCCGGCCAGATGGATTTCGCCAAGGCCTCCGGCGTGGTGAAGGACCTGCTGAAGTAATCCGGTGGCGACAGGTTTGAACGAAAGGGCGGCTTCGGCCGCCCTTTCTGTTTGAGCACGCATCGCGCGCCGCCACGGGAACCAAAAGCCAAGAGCGCAGTTATGCGGAAAGAACAGGAGCCCGACGGTGCAGCGATGACCGCGCATCGGCCCGCCCCGGCGAAGTGCATGCTGTGCCGCCGGCCATGTTTGTGTGTTGACGCCAGGTGGCC encodes:
- a CDS encoding LysR family transcriptional regulator, whose amino-acid sequence is MSAIPLADLDAFVAIARVKSFRAAAKLRGVSASALSEAMRRLEARLDLRLFNRTTRSVTLTDAGERLLERLVPALSEVEAAIDGVNSLRDRPVGRLRLNVPGIVARFVLPPIVTPFLKTYPGITLEVASNDALVDVLAAGFDAGIRYEEALHQDMIAVPIGPRRQRFVVAAAPSYLAEHGVPEHPRDLMQHRCILHRFASGRVLTWAFERGEERVSIMPPACLISESNEVEQHAAIAGLGIVCTFEEFLAPGLASGALQVVMPDWIQTFSGPFLYYPSRTLMPAPLRAFVDFVKANPWVE
- a CDS encoding GatB/YqeY domain-containing protein — protein: MRENFANSLKDALKAKDACRVSTLRLIQAKLKDCDIANRGAGKGPVEDDEVLQILAKMIKQREESAKIFGDNGRPELAAQERAEIKVIEDFLPEQISEDKMKDLIAAAIAEIGAQGLRDMGKVMAVLKERYPGQMDFAKASGVVKDLLK
- a CDS encoding MATE family efflux transporter, which translates into the protein MHIAMHREDNSWGAHFKATFTLGVPLIGAQLAQLGIHTTDVVILGRLGAAHLAAIVLSSQFFFTIFILGSGFANAVMPMVAQAYGRGDTVSVRRSVRMGMWVVLIYSVLMIPLFYSAENILLYAGQKPEVAALAGSYLKIAQWGIGPALLFMTLRGLVSAHGRAGIVLYVTITILTINAVLAYGLVLGHFGLPALGMDGAAIASVVVNVLSFLLITAYIQSRADMRRYELFVRFWRPDWQAFREVLHLGLPIGLTMLAEVSLFTGASLLMGNIGTLELAAHGIALQLASVAFMIPLGLAQAGTVRVGVAHGRGDHLGIVRAAWAVLIVAAIIAVGGGVLFAAIPTTLASIFLDKAGKDSAAVLAIAGPFVVIAGVFQLVDGLQAIAAGLLRGLKDTRIPMILALISYWPIGFLAAWFFAFPAGFGGIGVWFGFLAGLAAASVLLNWRFYRLVRQTS
- a CDS encoding TCR/Tet family MFS transporter, whose protein sequence is MIDARTTRRGLFIVFMIMFLDVIGIAIIMPVLPTYLRELTGDSLSEAAIDGGWLLLVYAGMQFLFAPFIGNLSDRFGRRPVLLACILTFAIDNLICALATSYWMLFVGRVLAGISGASFGTAAAYIADVSTDETRAKNFGLMGIAFGTGFALGPVIGGLLGEFGPRIPFYGAAALAFLNFVAACFLLPESLEPANRRRFEFSRANPLGALLQMRNYPGVLWIGLVFFCYWLAHSVYPSVWSFVAAFRYGWSEGQIGLSLGVFGIGGAIVMAFVLPRVVPRLGEYRTAVLGLSFSILGLAGYGAAWQGWMVYAVIACTALESLADPPLRSIASARVPPSAQGELQGALTSVSSFTTIIGPLIFTQVFSHFTGPQAPVVFAGAPYALAAVILLLGLAIFAVKLRGAGAGPTESLEPENA
- the carA gene encoding glutamine-hydrolyzing carbamoyl-phosphate synthase small subunit, with the translated sequence MTSTPAWTTEKPTALLVLADGTVIEGKGIGATGKVTAEVCFNTALTGYQEILTDPSYLGQIVTFTFPHIGNIGANDEDIEDLTPAARHGAVGTIFKADITEPSNYRATKHLDAWLKARGIIGLSGIDTRALTAWIRENGAPNAVIAHDPNGVFDIETLKAEAKAWSGLVGLDLAKVASSGQSSRWSEKPWVWNEGTEDLADADVKYHIVALDYGVKRNILRLFAGLGCKVTVMPATTSADEVLAQKPDGIFLSNGPGDPAATGEYAVPVIKTLIETDIPVFGICLGHQMLGLAVGATTEKMHQGHHGANHPVKDHTTGKVEIVSMNHGFAVASSSLPAGVEETHISLFDGSNCGLRLTGKPVFSVQHHPEASPGPQDSHYLFRRFINLVRAKKGEEAIPERA